From the Planktothricoides raciborskii GIHE-MW2 genome, the window AGGCGATCGCTATTTGAAATTAAAATAGGCAACGGATAGAGGCGATCGCTATTTTCCATGAAAATAGGCAGCGGATAGGAGCGATCGCTATTTCAGGAAATTGGGCAACGGATCAAGTTTGTAGTTTTGACTTTAGTCTTTATTTATAAAATAGGCAACGGATTTCGTCAGAGAAAATGGTTGGTGGGCAGGGGTTCTTTACTGCGATCGCCATTTACTCTCAAGTCACCTGCCCACCCTACTAGCTTTAGTCTTTATTTATAAAATAGGCAACGGATTTCGTCAGAGAAGATGGTTGGTGGGCAGGGGTTCTTTACTGCGATCGCCATTTACTCTCAAGCAACCTGCCCACCCTACTAGCTCTGGCTTTATGGGGGCGATCGCGCTAAATTATAGAATTTTTTCGGCAATTTCAATAAATTTTTGACTTTGTAAAATTAATATTTTTACATCGTCTGCACTCAACTGAACATCATCATCAATACCGTAATCTCCTTGAGTTCTTTTGTCTTGGGCATCAATCAGATAGCGGTGAAATTCAGGCGGAACAATTCCTGTTTTGGCAATTTCCCGACCAAAGGCTCCAATCACAGCAGAGTGACTTGAAAAACTCAAGCCTTTTTCCCAAAGGAATGCTTCCGCAATATAAAACATCGTGTAATAAGCCCTGGAACCAGCAAAGTTATAGAGCTTGCGCTCGGCTAGAACTTGAGATGCCAGCAGACTTTCCTTGGCTTTCTGAATCAATTTTTGCTGTTCTATTTTCATAGGTATATTCCTTCTTTTTTTACATTGTGTATGAAGGGAGTATTGGTAGTCTCAAAGTTTTCTGCTGAAATAAAGTGTCGAGAAATTAATACATCATATTCTTGGCATATTTCATAAATTATATTGCTGGTTTTATCGATTTCTTGATACGGATTTATCTGCCGTTTTAAAATCACTAAAATATCAATGTCAGAAAATTCTTTAGCATCGCCTCTCGCTTGAGATCCATATAAAATAATTGCCTCAAGCTTGTCTTGATATAGGCCGAATAATGACTGCTTTAATTTTTGCAAAATTGGTTTAAGTTGTGAAGAATTCATAATTTTTGATTACAATTATCATTGTAAATCTAATAAAATTTGGTATCAATCGATTAAAACGAGACGGATTTTATCAGAGAAAATGTTTGGTGGGCAGGGGTTCTTTACTGCGATCGCCATTTACTCTCAAGCAACCTGCCCACCCTACTAGCGGGGCGATCGCTATGATTTAAGGAAGCCAATCTCGATCGATTAACTGTTCCAGGGTGTAAGGACAATCTTCAGGAAAGCTAACCATCATGCCGGTCTTTTTCCTAACATACTTTAACGCTTTTTGATAAAC encodes:
- a CDS encoding HEPN domain-containing protein — protein: MKIEQQKLIQKAKESLLASQVLAERKLYNFAGSRAYYTMFYIAEAFLWEKGLSFSSHSAVIGAFGREIAKTGIVPPEFHRYLIDAQDKRTQGDYGIDDDVQLSADDVKILILQSQKFIEIAEKIL
- a CDS encoding nucleotidyltransferase domain-containing protein, translating into MNSSQLKPILQKLKQSLFGLYQDKLEAIILYGSQARGDAKEFSDIDILVILKRQINPYQEIDKTSNIIYEICQEYDVLISRHFISAENFETTNTPFIHNVKKEGIYL